A section of the Solitalea canadensis DSM 3403 genome encodes:
- a CDS encoding N-acyl-D-amino-acid deacylase family protein, with protein MSKKLYLLFFLPLFSFSSFSQSKIKFDLVLKNGRIVDGSGNTWFRGDVGINKGKIVEVGNLKSVNYHKTIDVQDLIIAPGFIDIHTHIEDDEKKTPTADNFIYDGVTSVITGNCGSSNIDIKAYLSFITTLRTSINIGTFIAQGSVRSAIMDDSNQAPTVEQQKAMEKLVERGMKDGAMGLSTGLIYVPGTYSTTEEIIGLAKVAQRYGGIYVTHMRSETAKIFEAIDEAINIGKSANIPVEISHLKIGRPNLNRSAEALQLIAKARSEGYDVTCDQYPYTASSTSLRALIPTWALTTKDSTYHERLTDTVCRRKIVNEMLADAAKRGNKDFSYAVVAFFNADTSLNGKSITQINKQYGRPQTLEAEINTMLDMVDRSWVQMVFHGMNESDIEIIMKYPFTMFASDGSIREFGKGMPHPRSYGTNARVLGRYVRENQYITLEDAIRRMTSAPAQRFGLKNKGSIRVGMDADIVVFDDKTVIDQSTYDQPHAYSTGFSYVIVNGALTLSSGKHTGVRNGKVLYGPGLGR; from the coding sequence ATGAGCAAAAAACTATACTTACTTTTTTTTCTCCCTCTCTTCTCTTTTTCTTCCTTTTCTCAGTCTAAAATCAAATTTGACCTTGTTTTAAAGAACGGCCGCATTGTTGATGGGAGCGGCAATACGTGGTTTAGAGGTGATGTGGGTATAAACAAAGGAAAAATAGTTGAGGTTGGTAATCTAAAGTCTGTTAACTATCATAAAACGATTGATGTTCAGGATTTGATTATTGCTCCCGGCTTTATCGATATCCACACTCATATTGAAGACGACGAAAAAAAAACACCTACTGCCGACAATTTCATATATGATGGGGTTACATCTGTTATCACAGGTAACTGTGGCAGCTCCAACATTGATATAAAAGCTTACTTGTCATTTATTACAACATTAAGAACCTCCATAAACATCGGAACCTTTATTGCGCAAGGAAGTGTTCGTTCAGCAATCATGGATGATTCGAACCAAGCTCCTACTGTTGAACAACAAAAAGCAATGGAAAAGTTGGTGGAACGTGGAATGAAAGATGGTGCCATGGGACTATCAACCGGACTTATCTATGTACCTGGCACTTACTCAACCACCGAAGAAATTATTGGATTGGCTAAAGTTGCACAGCGTTATGGAGGTATTTATGTTACCCACATGCGTAGTGAAACTGCGAAGATATTTGAAGCGATTGATGAAGCGATAAATATTGGTAAGTCTGCCAATATTCCTGTAGAGATATCACACCTTAAAATTGGCCGTCCAAATCTTAATCGTTCAGCCGAAGCACTACAACTAATCGCCAAGGCCCGTAGTGAAGGTTATGATGTTACTTGTGATCAATATCCATACACAGCAAGTAGTACTTCTTTGCGTGCATTGATTCCTACTTGGGCACTAACAACCAAAGATAGCACCTATCATGAGAGGCTAACAGATACGGTCTGCCGAAGAAAGATCGTAAATGAGATGCTAGCTGATGCTGCCAAACGAGGCAATAAAGATTTTTCTTATGCTGTAGTCGCTTTTTTTAATGCCGACACATCTTTAAATGGCAAAAGCATTACTCAGATTAATAAACAATACGGCAGGCCCCAAACACTCGAAGCTGAAATAAATACGATGCTGGATATGGTTGATCGTAGTTGGGTACAAATGGTTTTTCATGGTATGAACGAATCTGATATTGAGATTATCATGAAGTATCCGTTTACCATGTTTGCAAGTGATGGAAGTATCCGTGAGTTCGGCAAAGGAATGCCTCATCCAAGAAGCTATGGAACCAATGCCAGAGTATTGGGAAGATATGTTCGGGAGAACCAATACATTACATTGGAAGATGCGATAAGAAGAATGACATCCGCGCCAGCACAACGGTTTGGCCTTAAAAACAAGGGCTCAATTAGAGTTGGCATGGATGCAGATATTGTAGTTTTTGATGATAAAACGGTAATCGACCAGTCTACTTACGATCAACCACATGCTTATTCAACTGGTTTTTCGTATGTGATCGTAAATGGCGCTTTAACGCTTTCAAGTGGAAAACATACTGGAGTAAGAAATGGAAAAGTTCTTTACGGGCCAGGATTAGGACGATAA